The following proteins are co-located in the Haloplanus sp. HW8-1 genome:
- a CDS encoding aldo/keto reductase, protein MEYTTLGDTGIEVSRICLGCMSFGSDDWRDWVLGEEAGIELVDRAIELGINFFDTANKYSDGESERILGKALEGRREEQVVATKCFFPMNEDDPNSGGLSRKAIEQELSNSLERLGMDTIDLYQIHRWDYDTPIETTLRALDDAVRRGQVRHFGASSMWAYQFADALHTSDRLGLDRFATMQNHYNLVYREEEREMLPFCEKEGIGVMPWSPMARGYLTRPDEDVEATARGASEERLYEHPYREGGGPEINERVRQLAEERGVKMAQIALSWVLHKDAVDAPIVGTTSVEHLEDAVEALEIDLSDSDIEYLEEPYEPVPASGQL, encoded by the coding sequence ATGGAGTACACTACCCTCGGTGATACCGGGATCGAGGTGTCGCGCATCTGCCTCGGCTGCATGAGCTTCGGCTCGGACGACTGGCGGGACTGGGTGCTCGGCGAGGAGGCGGGCATCGAACTCGTCGACCGCGCAATCGAACTCGGGATCAACTTCTTCGACACCGCCAACAAATACTCCGACGGCGAGTCGGAACGCATCCTCGGGAAAGCCTTGGAGGGGCGCCGCGAGGAGCAGGTCGTCGCCACCAAGTGTTTCTTCCCGATGAACGAGGACGACCCCAACTCAGGTGGCCTGTCGCGGAAGGCCATCGAACAGGAACTGTCGAACTCGCTGGAGCGGCTGGGGATGGACACCATCGACCTCTATCAGATCCACCGGTGGGATTACGACACGCCCATCGAGACCACGCTCCGCGCCCTCGACGACGCGGTGCGTCGCGGGCAGGTGCGTCACTTCGGCGCGAGTTCCATGTGGGCCTACCAGTTCGCCGACGCCTTGCACACGAGTGATCGGCTGGGACTCGACCGCTTCGCCACCATGCAGAACCACTACAACCTCGTCTACCGCGAGGAGGAACGCGAGATGCTCCCGTTCTGTGAAAAGGAGGGGATCGGCGTCATGCCGTGGTCACCGATGGCCCGGGGGTATCTCACCCGACCGGACGAGGACGTCGAGGCGACTGCCCGGGGCGCGAGCGAGGAACGCCTGTACGAACACCCCTACCGCGAGGGCGGCGGACCGGAGATCAACGAACGCGTCCGGCAACTCGCCGAGGAGCGCGGCGTGAAGATGGCCCAGATCGCGCTCTCTTGGGTACTCCACAAGGACGCCGTGGACGCTCCCATCGTCGGCACCACCTCCGTCGAGCACCTGGAGGATGCGGTCGAGGCGCTGGAGATCGACCTCAGCGACAGCGACATCGAGTATCTGGAGGAGCCGTACGAACCGGTCCCCGCCTCCGGCCAGCTCTAG
- a CDS encoding cold-shock protein — MATGTVAFFNDTGGYGFIESEDSDEDVFFHMEDIGGPDLEEGQEVEFDIEQADKGPRATNLQRL; from the coding sequence ATGGCGACAGGTACGGTTGCGTTCTTTAACGACACCGGCGGTTACGGGTTCATCGAGTCCGAAGATTCCGACGAAGACGTGTTCTTCCACATGGAAGACATCGGCGGCCCGGACCTCGAAGAGGGACAGGAAGTCGAATTCGACATCGAGCAGGCCGACAAGGGCCCGCGGGCGACCAACCTCCAGCGACTGTAA
- the thrC gene encoding threonine synthase yields the protein MGMDHVTSLRCTLCGDRYDPESVVYTCSNHEGVTGILEVEYDYDRVHDRFDAAFDGVVPSQWKYRAFLPVRDETEPVTLHEGGTELIETPRLSAELGVETVVKDDGHCPTGVLKDRASSVSTTKAREHGRDVVTCASTGNAAASLAGYAARAGLDCRLFVPGDAPEGKLAQPLVYGADVLAVDGTYDEAYDLSMAVTETFGWYNRNAAVNPFQVEGKRTVGLELAEQTRTDPPDWVVVSMGDGCTIYGAWKGLRESHELGFVDDTPKMLGVQSAGASAIHDAFHDHDDVADVADTVADSIAVGRPRNTVKACTALSESGGTSVVVSDDEILRAERTLGSTEGIYAEPAGAAPVAGVRKALAAGIVEEDERVCLVVTGNGLKDTESAMAATGGIEHIAPDLEDVTERYA from the coding sequence ATGGGTATGGATCACGTCACGTCGCTGCGGTGTACGCTCTGTGGCGACCGCTACGATCCCGAGTCGGTCGTCTACACCTGCTCGAACCACGAGGGGGTGACTGGCATTCTGGAGGTGGAGTACGACTACGACCGCGTCCACGACCGGTTCGACGCCGCGTTCGACGGCGTCGTTCCGAGCCAGTGGAAGTATCGGGCGTTCCTGCCGGTCCGCGACGAGACGGAGCCGGTCACGCTACACGAAGGCGGAACGGAACTGATCGAGACGCCGCGGCTGAGCGCCGAACTCGGCGTCGAGACGGTCGTCAAGGACGACGGTCACTGTCCGACGGGCGTGTTGAAAGACCGGGCCAGCAGCGTCTCGACGACCAAGGCCCGCGAACACGGCCGCGACGTCGTCACCTGTGCCTCGACGGGCAACGCCGCGGCGTCGCTCGCCGGCTACGCGGCCCGGGCCGGCCTCGACTGTCGGCTCTTCGTTCCCGGGGACGCCCCCGAGGGGAAACTCGCTCAGCCGCTCGTCTACGGCGCGGACGTGCTTGCCGTCGACGGCACCTACGACGAGGCGTACGATCTCAGCATGGCGGTCACGGAGACGTTCGGCTGGTACAACCGCAACGCGGCCGTCAACCCGTTCCAGGTCGAGGGCAAGCGCACCGTGGGTTTGGAACTCGCCGAACAGACGCGGACGGATCCGCCCGACTGGGTCGTCGTCTCGATGGGCGACGGCTGTACGATCTACGGCGCGTGGAAGGGGCTGCGCGAGAGCCACGAACTCGGCTTCGTCGACGACACGCCGAAGATGCTCGGCGTGCAGTCGGCGGGGGCGAGCGCCATCCACGACGCGTTCCACGACCACGACGACGTGGCCGACGTGGCCGACACCGTCGCCGACAGCATCGCGGTGGGGCGTCCCCGCAACACGGTCAAGGCGTGCACGGCGCTCTCGGAGAGCGGCGGCACCTCTGTCGTCGTCTCCGACGACGAGATCCTCCGGGCGGAGCGGACCCTCGGCTCGACGGAGGGCATCTACGCCGAACCCGCGGGTGCAGCCCCCGTCGCCGGCGTTCGAAAAGCCCTCGCGGCTGGCATCGTCGAGGAAGACGAACGGGTCTGTCTCGTCGTCACCGGCAACGGACTCAAGGACACCGAAAGCGCGATGGCGGCCACCGGTGGGATCGAGCACATCGCACCGGACCTCGAGGACGTGACGGAGCGGTACGCCTGA
- a CDS encoding cryptochrome/photolyase family protein: protein MTVWLLGDQLHPESHVLDDAERVLLIEATAFADRRPYHPQKLGLVFAAMRHARDALREAGYTVEYRRAETFGDGLDSHFAAHSGDDLRVMRPPSHGAADRLRELVTERGGSLSIVDDDRFLCSPAAFDEWAGEGEGLRHEPFYRWMRRRADVLMDGDDPVGGEWNYDESNRKTPPEGWSPPPVPAYPPDALTRETLDWVDDRFDTWGEIEGFAWPVTRADALEALDHFITHRLPAFGPYQDAMVGDEHALAHSLLSSSLNLGLLGPQEVIDAAVDAWERDAAPIESVEGFVRQVLGWREFMRHAYRRTMPDLVETDLLDRSRDLPPLYYDGETEMRCLDAAVSHVYERGYAHHIERLMVLSNFALVFGADPHELTEWFHFGFVDAFHWVTAPNVLGMGTFATDAFTSKPYASSGSYVDRMSDHCADCAYDVDATTGENACPFNALYWDFLDRNEERLRGTGRMGLMYSHVDRKSDAEWAAIRDRVATVRRRARDGRL from the coding sequence ATGACCGTCTGGCTCCTCGGCGACCAACTCCACCCCGAGAGCCACGTCCTCGACGACGCGGAGCGCGTCCTGCTGATCGAAGCGACGGCGTTCGCCGATCGACGACCGTATCATCCCCAGAAACTCGGTCTGGTGTTCGCGGCCATGCGTCACGCCCGCGACGCCCTGCGGGAGGCGGGCTATACCGTCGAGTACCGGCGGGCCGAAACGTTCGGCGACGGTCTCGATTCCCACTTCGCGGCCCACTCCGGCGACGACCTCCGGGTCATGCGTCCGCCGAGTCACGGCGCCGCCGATCGGCTCCGCGAACTCGTGACCGAACGCGGTGGGAGCCTCTCGATCGTCGACGACGATCGGTTCCTCTGTTCGCCCGCCGCCTTCGACGAGTGGGCCGGTGAGGGAGAGGGACTCCGACACGAACCGTTCTACCGCTGGATGCGTCGGCGAGCGGACGTGTTGATGGACGGCGACGACCCGGTGGGCGGCGAGTGGAACTACGACGAGTCGAACCGGAAGACGCCACCGGAGGGGTGGTCGCCACCGCCGGTCCCCGCGTACCCGCCCGACGCCCTGACCCGCGAGACGCTCGACTGGGTGGACGACCGGTTCGACACCTGGGGGGAGATCGAGGGGTTCGCGTGGCCGGTGACGCGCGCCGACGCGCTGGAGGCCCTCGATCATTTCATCACCCATCGCCTGCCCGCGTTCGGCCCCTACCAGGACGCGATGGTGGGCGACGAACACGCGCTCGCCCACTCGCTGCTGTCGTCGTCGCTGAACCTCGGACTCCTCGGTCCGCAGGAGGTGATCGACGCGGCCGTCGACGCCTGGGAGCGCGACGCGGCGCCGATCGAGAGCGTCGAGGGGTTCGTCCGGCAGGTGCTCGGATGGCGGGAGTTCATGCGACACGCCTACCGGCGGACGATGCCCGACCTCGTCGAGACGGACCTGCTGGATCGGTCTCGGGATCTGCCGCCGCTCTACTACGATGGCGAGACGGAGATGCGCTGTCTCGACGCCGCGGTCTCGCACGTCTACGAACGGGGGTACGCCCACCACATCGAGCGACTGATGGTGCTGTCGAACTTCGCGCTCGTCTTCGGTGCCGACCCGCACGAACTGACCGAGTGGTTCCACTTCGGGTTCGTCGACGCCTTCCACTGGGTGACGGCGCCGAACGTCCTCGGGATGGGGACTTTCGCGACCGACGCGTTCACCTCGAAGCCGTACGCCTCCTCGGGGAGTTACGTCGACCGGATGAGCGACCACTGTGCCGACTGTGCGTACGACGTGGACGCGACGACCGGCGAGAACGCCTGTCCGTTCAACGCGCTGTACTGGGATTTCCTCGACAGGAACGAGGAGCGTCTCCGAGGGACCGGTCGCATGGGCCTGATGTACTCACACGTGGACCGCAAGTCCGACGCCGAGTGGGCGGCCATCCGGGACCGGGTGGCGACCGTTCGGCGTCGGGCACGCGACGGACGACTGTAG
- a CDS encoding thioredoxin domain-containing protein, translating into MPHTRREYLTATVGVAGLAATAGCLGGESAGTDDCTIETEPTVSSLSAPSLGPADADVSVVAFEDFSCPHCATFSLDVLPEIRSEYVEPGAARFEHRDFPIPVDERWSWQAASAARGVQDETDDTTFFEYAHDLFANQGDYSPRLITDLANDAGAPGCAIQADALNETYRPVVSADRESGIESGVEATPTVFVAGRPVEATVDAIAAAIDAER; encoded by the coding sequence ATGCCACACACCAGACGCGAGTACCTCACTGCGACCGTCGGGGTGGCCGGCCTCGCAGCGACCGCCGGCTGTCTCGGCGGCGAGAGCGCCGGGACCGACGACTGCACCATCGAGACGGAACCGACCGTCTCGTCCCTGTCGGCGCCGTCGCTCGGGCCGGCGGATGCAGACGTGAGTGTCGTCGCGTTCGAGGATTTCTCGTGCCCGCACTGTGCCACCTTCAGCCTAGATGTCCTCCCCGAAATCCGGTCGGAGTACGTCGAACCCGGCGCCGCCCGGTTCGAACACCGCGACTTCCCCATCCCGGTCGACGAGCGGTGGTCGTGGCAGGCAGCCAGCGCCGCCCGTGGGGTGCAAGACGAGACCGACGACACGACGTTTTTCGAGTACGCACACGACCTCTTTGCCAACCAGGGCGACTACTCGCCGCGGTTGATAACCGACCTCGCGAACGACGCCGGAGCACCGGGGTGTGCGATCCAGGCCGACGCACTCAACGAGACCTACCGCCCCGTGGTGTCGGCCGACCGGGAGTCGGGCATCGAGAGCGGGGTCGAGGCCACGCCGACGGTGTTCGTCGCCGGCCGGCCGGTCGAGGCGACCGTCGACGCCATCGCGGCGGCCATCGACGCCGAGCGGTAG
- a CDS encoding peroxidase-related enzyme (This protein belongs to a clade of uncharacterized proteins related to peroxidases such as the alkylhydroperoxidase AhpD.), which translates to MNDDAMTRFPVPDRETLPDDLRERIDAETERAGFTPNVFAAMAYAPDQFRAFVDYHDALVDGTSLDREEVEMIVVAVSGVNHCYYCNVAHGALVRLYADDPTLADQLVANYRTADVSDERLVMLDVAVTLTERPAEVTDADLDALREAGFSEREIWDVGAVTAFFNLSNRLASFADMRPNDEFHTLGRDGAGD; encoded by the coding sequence ATGAACGACGACGCGATGACCCGGTTCCCGGTCCCGGATCGCGAGACCCTGCCCGACGACCTGCGAGAGCGCATCGACGCCGAGACGGAGCGGGCGGGATTCACCCCCAACGTCTTCGCGGCCATGGCCTACGCCCCCGACCAGTTTCGCGCCTTCGTCGACTACCACGACGCCCTCGTCGACGGAACGAGCCTCGACCGCGAGGAGGTGGAGATGATCGTGGTCGCCGTCTCCGGCGTCAACCACTGTTATTACTGCAACGTCGCCCACGGGGCGCTCGTCCGACTCTACGCCGACGATCCGACGCTGGCCGACCAACTCGTCGCCAACTACCGGACGGCTGACGTCAGCGACGAGCGACTGGTCATGCTCGACGTGGCCGTAACACTCACCGAGCGACCGGCCGAGGTAACTGACGCCGATCTCGACGCTCTGCGCGAGGCGGGGTTCTCCGAGCGCGAGATCTGGGATGTCGGCGCCGTAACCGCCTTCTTCAACCTCAGCAACCGACTGGCGAGTTTCGCAGACATGCGCCCGAACGACGAGTTCCATACGCTCGGCCGCGACGGTGCCGGCGACTGA
- a CDS encoding metal-dependent hydrolase: protein MYRRGHWGVTLLVFAPVGFGLVLVGRPALAVAGGVAMLWLSMLPDYDHRIPGLSHRGPTHTLAFAALVGVAGAGAGVGLATVFQGGHETLVPFGFAIGALAVIAHLLADALTPAGVPFLWPLSGRDFSVYLTRADNTVANYVLLAVGVCITAVAALLATRVG, encoded by the coding sequence GTGTACCGCCGTGGCCACTGGGGTGTCACCCTGCTCGTGTTCGCGCCGGTCGGCTTCGGCCTCGTCCTCGTCGGCCGACCGGCACTTGCCGTTGCCGGCGGCGTCGCGATGCTCTGGCTCTCGATGCTCCCCGACTACGACCACCGAATTCCCGGCCTCTCCCATCGCGGCCCGACCCACACTCTCGCGTTCGCCGCCCTCGTCGGCGTCGCCGGCGCCGGGGCCGGCGTCGGTCTCGCGACGGTCTTTCAGGGCGGCCACGAAACGCTCGTCCCCTTCGGCTTCGCGATCGGTGCGCTCGCGGTGATCGCCCACCTCCTCGCCGACGCACTGACGCCCGCGGGGGTCCCGTTCCTGTGGCCCCTCTCCGGCCGTGATTTCTCCGTGTATCTCACCCGCGCGGACAACACCGTCGCCAACTACGTCCTCCTCGCGGTCGGCGTCTGTATCACCGCAGTCGCGGCCCTCCTCGCGACGCGGGTGGGGTGA
- a CDS encoding SCO family protein has translation MNRRTYLRGIGLAGVGATAGCLGGDPNTTLGKPDRRGGVTSEALAYPAWGERVPDVTLPDPLTGASISLREVDEPALVTFFYSHCNSICPRLISSLREVQIHSLDGDYADEVGFYPITFDPQRDTADRLREYGTDMNVALDADNWHFLRPSSRDRAKAVLEDEFGFRFQRTHPEDMDMYMFTHIGLVLLVNGDGYVERAYRGQEGREGQYIEDLETVRTGGGLL, from the coding sequence ATGAATCGGCGAACGTACCTTCGGGGGATCGGACTGGCGGGAGTCGGTGCGACCGCGGGCTGTCTGGGCGGCGACCCCAACACGACGCTCGGGAAACCCGACCGGCGGGGCGGCGTGACGAGCGAGGCACTCGCCTATCCGGCGTGGGGCGAGCGCGTCCCGGACGTGACGCTGCCCGACCCGCTCACCGGGGCGTCGATTTCGCTCCGCGAGGTGGACGAGCCGGCGCTCGTGACGTTCTTTTACTCACACTGCAACAGCATCTGTCCGCGTCTCATCTCGTCGCTCCGCGAGGTGCAGATCCACAGCCTCGACGGGGACTACGCCGACGAGGTGGGTTTCTATCCGATCACGTTCGACCCACAGCGGGACACCGCGGACCGACTCCGCGAGTACGGAACCGACATGAACGTCGCCCTCGACGCCGACAACTGGCACTTCCTGCGGCCGTCGAGTCGCGACCGAGCGAAGGCGGTGCTCGAAGACGAGTTCGGGTTCCGCTTCCAGCGGACACACCCCGAGGACATGGATATGTACATGTTCACCCACATCGGCCTCGTCCTCCTGGTGAACGGCGACGGCTACGTCGAGCGCGCCTACCGCGGCCAGGAGGGCCGCGAGGGGCAGTATATCGAGGACCTGGAGACGGTGCGGACCGGCGGTGGCCTCCTCTAG
- a CDS encoding Zn-dependent hydrolase, translated as MATDGTRDGLAVDGDRLRRRFDAFNEIGATDRGGVNRPALSDANARARDRLVEWLREAGLDVRIDEMGNVFGRRAGSEDAAPVLLGSHVDSQYNGGRFDGVVGVLGALEVVETLDDEGIETRRPIEVVAWSNEEGVRFQPDMLGSGVYTGRFDLDYAHDRTDKSGRRFGDELDRIGYRGDGPCVADDLHCYLELHVEQGPYLAERDLSVGVVEGVYGFSWLNARFTGAADHAGPTPMDRRTDALVATAEVILATRRLTATGGDDLVGTVGSVDVSPNAINVIPETVEFTLDVRSYDNAAVDEAVDRIEREIEWAGEREGADWAVEEIMRVDASTFDDDCVATIEAAAETVGVDHVRMVSGAGHDANYLNEICPTGMIFVPSEGGVSHTEAEYTEWTDVVGGVDVLLHATLSKARE; from the coding sequence ATGGCGACCGACGGGACACGCGACGGGCTAGCCGTCGACGGCGACCGACTCCGACGGCGGTTCGACGCGTTCAACGAGATCGGCGCGACCGATCGGGGCGGGGTGAACCGGCCCGCGCTCTCGGACGCGAACGCGAGGGCACGGGATCGGCTCGTGGAGTGGCTCCGCGAGGCGGGCCTCGACGTGCGGATCGACGAGATGGGAAACGTCTTCGGGCGGCGCGCGGGGAGCGAGGACGCCGCACCGGTCCTTCTCGGCTCGCACGTCGACAGTCAGTACAACGGCGGCCGATTCGACGGCGTCGTCGGCGTCCTCGGCGCCCTGGAGGTCGTCGAGACGCTCGACGACGAGGGCATCGAGACGCGACGGCCGATCGAGGTCGTCGCCTGGAGCAACGAGGAGGGCGTCCGTTTCCAGCCCGACATGCTCGGCAGCGGCGTCTACACCGGGCGGTTCGACCTCGACTACGCCCACGACCGGACGGACAAGTCCGGACGGCGGTTCGGGGACGAACTCGACCGCATCGGCTACCGCGGCGACGGACCGTGCGTGGCCGACGACCTCCACTGTTATCTCGAACTCCACGTCGAGCAGGGGCCGTACCTCGCCGAACGTGATCTGAGCGTGGGCGTCGTCGAGGGAGTCTACGGATTCTCGTGGCTGAACGCGCGGTTCACGGGTGCGGCCGATCATGCGGGTCCAACGCCGATGGACCGCCGCACCGATGCGCTCGTGGCGACGGCAGAGGTGATCCTCGCGACGCGCCGTCTCACCGCGACGGGGGGCGACGACCTCGTCGGAACCGTCGGGTCGGTCGACGTGTCGCCGAACGCGATCAACGTCATCCCCGAGACGGTCGAGTTCACGCTGGATGTCCGGTCGTACGACAACGCGGCGGTCGACGAGGCAGTCGACCGGATCGAGCGCGAGATCGAGTGGGCGGGGGAGCGCGAGGGCGCCGACTGGGCGGTCGAGGAGATTATGCGCGTCGACGCGAGCACCTTCGACGACGACTGTGTGGCGACCATCGAGGCCGCCGCCGAGACAGTCGGCGTCGACCACGTGCGCATGGTGAGCGGGGCCGGTCACGACGCCAACTACCTCAACGAGATCTGTCCGACTGGCATGATCTTCGTCCCGAGCGAGGGCGGCGTGAGCCACACCGAGGCGGAGTACACCGAATGGACGGACGTGGTCGGCGGCGTCGACGTCCTCCTGCACGCGACGCTCTCGAAGGCTCGGGAGTGA
- a CDS encoding TlpA family protein disulfide reductase, with translation MTDETGRTLGRRHLLAGVAGAGLVGAGLVGTGVADLVGSDGATRLPVEVTTLDAPGSTAGTRRVPVPGTPTVIDCFATWCGPCIEQMDALGTVHDRYTDRVAFVSVTNERLGGGLTREDLRSWWRNNDGAWTLGHDPEGDLLAALGANGLPYLAVADATGSVVWTHGGVASVETLDAEIAAVL, from the coding sequence ATGACCGACGAAACCGGCCGGACGCTCGGTCGCCGACACCTCCTCGCCGGCGTCGCGGGCGCCGGCCTCGTGGGTGCCGGCCTCGTCGGGACGGGGGTCGCCGACCTCGTCGGGAGTGACGGCGCCACCCGCCTCCCGGTCGAGGTGACGACCCTCGACGCCCCGGGATCGACCGCCGGCACACGGCGGGTTCCCGTCCCCGGGACGCCGACCGTGATCGACTGTTTCGCGACCTGGTGTGGCCCCTGTATCGAGCAGATGGACGCCCTGGGGACGGTCCACGACCGCTACACGGACCGCGTCGCGTTCGTGTCGGTCACCAACGAACGGCTGGGCGGCGGCCTCACCCGCGAAGACCTTCGGTCGTGGTGGCGCAACAACGACGGAGCCTGGACGCTCGGGCACGACCCCGAGGGTGACCTGCTGGCCGCCCTCGGAGCGAACGGCCTCCCGTATCTGGCCGTGGCCGACGCGACGGGATCGGTCGTCTGGACACACGGTGGCGTCGCCTCCGTCGAGACGCTGGACGCCGAAATCGCGGCGGTCCTGTGA
- a CDS encoding cytochrome c biogenesis protein CcdA, with translation MTDAGFLGTLTFAVGAGLATFFAPCAYPLLPGYVGYAVRSDDTGIARAAVRGVAASAGAVVVLAVLGALLFSVGGWLTRHLPLLEPLVGVVLVVLGALLFFDRAPALHLRLPERRTSVLGSVVFGGGYALAAAGCVVPVVLGVVTQSLTFPAPRAAAVLGGYAAATALPLTGVTLLSAVGSDAARAWSDRIGTVNRLAAVVMILAGAAQIVASLRYLGVL, from the coding sequence ATGACCGACGCCGGCTTTCTCGGCACGCTCACCTTCGCCGTCGGCGCCGGCCTCGCCACCTTCTTCGCCCCCTGTGCGTACCCGCTCTTGCCCGGCTACGTCGGATACGCCGTCCGGAGCGACGACACCGGCATCGCGAGGGCGGCCGTTCGCGGCGTCGCCGCGTCGGCTGGCGCCGTCGTCGTCCTCGCCGTCCTCGGCGCCCTGCTGTTCTCGGTGGGCGGGTGGCTGACCCGGCACCTCCCCCTACTCGAACCACTCGTCGGCGTGGTGCTCGTCGTTCTCGGCGCTCTCCTTTTCTTTGACCGGGCGCCGGCGCTTCACCTCCGACTGCCCGAGCGCCGGACCTCCGTCCTCGGCTCGGTCGTCTTCGGTGGCGGGTACGCGCTCGCGGCCGCCGGCTGTGTCGTGCCCGTGGTGCTGGGCGTCGTCACGCAGTCCCTGACCTTTCCGGCGCCACGGGCGGCCGCCGTCCTCGGCGGATACGCCGCCGCAACGGCGCTCCCGCTGACGGGTGTGACGCTGCTGTCGGCCGTCGGAAGCGACGCCGCTCGGGCGTGGAGCGACCGTATCGGGACGGTCAACCGCCTCGCCGCCGTCGTCATGATACTCGCCGGCGCCGCACAGATCGTCGCCTCCCTTCGCTACCTCGGCGTCCTCTAG